The proteins below come from a single Paraconexibacter algicola genomic window:
- a CDS encoding cobalamin B12-binding domain-containing protein — MRVVDEEVEAFAALLGAGDRRGAIQRAVELVQDGGSLGDFVFGMLAPAHVLVCERAARQRRLTPAFQQMATDIADTVLGVAAGNARPEAERSRLVVCVTEREHQNLPARILCELLRAEGHRVAFLGRPSHTAGVTKVLEQLEADALLVSCSLPMNLPCVPQLASAAHAIGVPVIAGGNGFGVDETRGLRLGADAWAPRIADVALAVERFRAGRPALQAVEAEIAQQQELTAIRRALTEELADRVEYQCGHMLPRGPRSRSALRSDLHNLLVFLESAVLCDARILADYADWLVGRAAEQHTHPRLVPAMLGALEDRLIFDLPAVGEPLQAARAQTAMAA, encoded by the coding sequence GTGCGCGTCGTCGACGAGGAGGTCGAGGCCTTCGCGGCCCTGCTCGGCGCGGGCGACCGCCGCGGAGCGATCCAGCGCGCCGTCGAGCTCGTGCAGGACGGGGGGAGCCTGGGGGACTTCGTCTTCGGGATGCTCGCGCCCGCGCACGTGCTCGTGTGCGAGCGCGCGGCCCGGCAGCGCCGCCTGACCCCGGCGTTCCAGCAGATGGCCACGGACATCGCCGACACGGTCCTCGGGGTCGCGGCGGGCAACGCGCGGCCCGAGGCCGAGCGCAGCCGGCTCGTCGTCTGCGTCACCGAGCGCGAGCACCAGAACCTTCCGGCCCGGATCCTCTGCGAGCTGCTGCGCGCCGAGGGGCACCGCGTCGCGTTCCTCGGCCGTCCGTCGCACACCGCGGGGGTCACGAAGGTCCTCGAGCAGCTCGAGGCGGACGCGCTGCTCGTCTCGTGCTCGCTGCCGATGAACCTCCCGTGCGTCCCGCAGCTCGCCTCCGCCGCGCACGCCATCGGCGTGCCGGTGATCGCGGGCGGCAACGGCTTCGGGGTCGACGAGACCCGCGGCCTGCGGCTCGGCGCGGACGCCTGGGCGCCGCGGATCGCCGACGTCGCCCTGGCCGTCGAGCGCTTCCGCGCGGGGCGACCGGCGCTGCAGGCCGTCGAGGCGGAGATCGCCCAGCAGCAGGAGCTGACCGCGATCCGGCGCGCGCTGACCGAGGAGCTCGCCGATCGCGTCGAGTACCAGTGCGGGCACATGCTCCCGCGCGGTCCCCGGTCGCGCTCGGCGCTGCGCTCGGACCTGCACAACCTGCTGGTGTTCCTCGAGTCCGCGGTCCTCTGCGACGCGCGGATCCTCGCCGACTACGCCGACTGGCTCGTCGGGCGCGCGGCCGAGCAGCACACCCATCCGCGGCTGGTGCCGGCGATGCTCGGGGCGCTCGAGGACCGGCTCATCTTCGACCTGCCCGCGGTCGGCGAGCCGCTGCAGGCCGCGCGCGCCCAGACGGCGATGGCCGCCTGA
- the secG gene encoding preprotein translocase subunit SecG has protein sequence METILSIVQVGISVVLIFLVLMHSGKDAGLSGAFGVGSGQGSLGGGSMVERNLNRWTVAFAVLFVLNTLVLLKL, from the coding sequence ATGGAAACGATCCTCTCCATCGTCCAGGTCGGCATCTCGGTCGTCCTCATCTTCCTCGTGCTGATGCACTCCGGGAAGGACGCGGGCCTCTCCGGCGCGTTCGGCGTCGGCTCCGGTCAGGGCTCGCTGGGCGGCGGCTCGATGGTCGAGCGCAACCTCAACCGCTGGACCGTCGCGTTCGCGGTGCTGTTCGTGCTGAACACGCTCGTCCTGCTGAAGCTCTAG
- a CDS encoding cytochrome c maturation protein CcmE, with protein sequence MDPARKRQIRLTTALTCAVLLAGALIYTSFSASSEAVTPSKLLASAQAGQSYQLTGKVVDGSVEKRRDGMTFRVRERTGTTSVPIDYTGAVPDPFRDGREIIITVRKGENGMFVGERDSLVTKCPSKFTNEKKSSDGKAPPEGYTY encoded by the coding sequence ATGGATCCCGCCCGCAAGCGCCAGATCCGGCTCACGACCGCTCTCACGTGTGCCGTCCTCCTCGCCGGCGCCCTGATCTACACGAGCTTCAGCGCCTCGAGCGAGGCCGTGACGCCGAGCAAGCTGCTCGCCTCCGCGCAGGCCGGCCAGAGCTACCAGCTGACCGGCAAGGTCGTCGACGGCTCGGTGGAGAAGCGCCGCGACGGCATGACCTTCCGCGTGCGCGAGCGCACCGGCACGACCTCGGTGCCGATCGACTACACCGGCGCCGTCCCGGACCCGTTCCGTGACGGACGCGAGATCATCATCACCGTTCGCAAGGGCGAGAACGGCATGTTCGTCGGCGAGCGCGACTCGCTCGTCACGAAGTGCCCGTCGAAGTTCACGAACGAGAAGAAGTCCTCGGACGGCAAGGCGCCGCCCGAGGGCTACACCTACTAG
- a CDS encoding zinc-binding metallopeptidase family protein, with translation MRVFTCSVCHQLVFFENTQCVRCGSFLGFDPDAREIVTLPRGYGADEGWHPCANATVAQCNWLVREPGALCPSCTLTRTRPGDGDGEGLEEFAVAESAKRRLLFELGELGLPVEGADERENGLVFDLLSSEEQPVTTGHADGVITLDLAEADDADRVARREQMDEPYRTVLGHFRHEIGHYYWPIVVEPFPELLEQCRDLFGDEREDYGAALERHYAQGPPADWSREHVSAYATMHPWEDWAETWAHYLHISASMQTAAAYGLQMPMSQPGEASQWGFRSTLDAWIPFTIAMNAINRSMGRSDLYPFVITAAVIDKLTFVDRCVKATANARA, from the coding sequence GTGCGCGTCTTCACCTGCTCCGTCTGCCACCAGCTCGTGTTCTTCGAGAACACCCAGTGCGTCCGCTGCGGCTCGTTCCTCGGCTTCGACCCGGACGCGCGCGAGATCGTGACGCTGCCGCGCGGCTACGGCGCCGACGAGGGCTGGCACCCGTGCGCGAACGCGACCGTCGCGCAGTGCAACTGGCTCGTGCGCGAGCCCGGGGCGCTGTGCCCGAGCTGCACGCTCACGCGCACCCGGCCCGGGGACGGGGACGGCGAGGGGCTCGAGGAGTTCGCGGTCGCCGAGTCGGCCAAGCGCCGGCTGCTGTTCGAGCTCGGCGAGCTCGGGCTGCCGGTCGAGGGCGCCGACGAGCGCGAGAACGGGCTCGTCTTCGACCTGCTCTCCAGCGAGGAGCAGCCGGTGACCACCGGCCACGCCGACGGCGTCATCACGCTCGACCTGGCGGAAGCCGACGACGCCGACCGCGTCGCGCGACGCGAGCAGATGGACGAGCCGTACCGCACCGTGCTCGGCCACTTCCGGCACGAGATCGGCCACTACTACTGGCCGATCGTCGTCGAGCCGTTCCCGGAGCTGCTGGAGCAGTGCCGCGACCTGTTCGGCGACGAGCGCGAGGACTACGGCGCGGCGCTCGAGCGCCACTACGCCCAGGGCCCGCCCGCCGACTGGTCGCGCGAGCACGTGAGCGCCTACGCCACGATGCACCCGTGGGAGGACTGGGCCGAGACGTGGGCCCACTACCTGCACATCAGCGCGTCGATGCAGACGGCCGCCGCCTACGGGCTGCAGATGCCGATGTCCCAGCCGGGCGAGGCCAGCCAGTGGGGCTTCCGCTCGACGCTGGACGCCTGGATCCCGTTCACCATCGCGATGAACGCGATCAACCGCTCGATGGGCCGCAGCGACCTGTACCCGTTCGTCATCACCGCCGCGGTCATCGACAAGCTGACGTTCGTGGACCGCTGCGTGAAGGCGACCGCGAACGCGCGCGCCTGA
- a CDS encoding TldD/PmbA family protein yields the protein MSTDPLDLADRALAFTDGDAQVTVTRERSLLSRFARSTPTQATAVDDTSVSVLVVRDGHVGTVETNDLSDDGLRAAAARARDAARAAADAAGGPGEHPGLPTVAQAGTPSAHAGFDAATADLDPAPGGAALAAAFAATAEHGLEAFGIWTTGRVETAIASSAGLRVADDVTDAYLKVIARDAHGRSGWGAAAGVAAETLDADAVTRQAVARVATSDPVALAPGAYEVVLEPDAVGSLLDMLGGLAFDGLAHAEGRGALTDRLGTPVAATGVTLVDDPLAAGGLPRAFDADGVAKAPLTLLHDGVAQAVAHDRRSAARAGGDAASTGHALAPGGSPWGAAPTNLVLHGGTAPDVGALIAGVERGLYVTRLWYLNVVHERSTTLTGTTRDGTFLIEDGRLTKPVRDVRFTDAALGILERTSALTTATSLVCEADFYGRRAAHGCVVPALRASGFRVTGQTTG from the coding sequence GTGAGCACGGACCCGCTGGACCTCGCCGACCGCGCGCTCGCGTTCACCGACGGGGACGCCCAGGTCACCGTCACCCGCGAGCGCTCGCTGCTGTCGCGGTTCGCGCGCTCGACGCCGACGCAGGCGACCGCGGTGGACGACACCTCGGTGTCGGTGCTCGTCGTGCGCGACGGGCACGTCGGGACCGTCGAGACGAACGACCTCTCCGACGACGGGCTCCGCGCGGCGGCGGCCCGGGCGCGGGACGCGGCGCGCGCGGCCGCCGACGCTGCGGGCGGTCCCGGCGAGCATCCGGGCCTGCCGACCGTCGCGCAGGCGGGGACGCCGAGCGCCCACGCGGGCTTCGACGCGGCGACCGCCGACCTCGACCCGGCCCCGGGCGGCGCGGCGCTCGCCGCCGCGTTCGCCGCGACCGCCGAGCACGGGCTCGAGGCGTTCGGGATCTGGACCACCGGTCGCGTGGAGACCGCGATCGCCTCGTCCGCCGGGCTGCGGGTCGCCGACGACGTCACCGACGCCTACCTCAAGGTGATCGCCCGCGACGCGCACGGCCGGTCGGGCTGGGGCGCGGCCGCCGGCGTCGCCGCGGAGACGCTCGACGCCGACGCCGTCACCCGGCAGGCGGTCGCGCGGGTCGCGACGAGCGACCCCGTGGCGCTGGCCCCGGGCGCGTACGAGGTCGTGCTGGAGCCCGACGCGGTCGGCTCGCTGCTCGACATGCTCGGTGGCCTGGCCTTCGACGGGCTCGCCCACGCGGAGGGCCGCGGCGCGCTGACCGACCGGCTCGGCACGCCGGTCGCCGCGACCGGTGTGACGCTGGTCGACGACCCGCTCGCGGCCGGCGGCCTCCCCCGCGCGTTCGACGCCGACGGGGTCGCCAAGGCCCCGCTGACGCTGCTGCACGACGGCGTCGCGCAGGCGGTCGCCCACGACCGGCGCAGCGCGGCACGCGCGGGCGGCGACGCCGCCTCGACCGGGCACGCCCTCGCCCCGGGCGGATCGCCGTGGGGCGCGGCACCGACCAACCTGGTGCTGCACGGCGGCACCGCCCCGGACGTCGGCGCGCTGATCGCCGGCGTCGAGCGTGGGCTCTACGTCACGCGGCTGTGGTACCTCAACGTCGTCCACGAGCGCTCGACCACGCTGACCGGCACGACCCGTGACGGCACGTTCCTGATCGAGGACGGTCGCCTGACGAAGCCGGTCCGCGACGTGCGGTTCACCGACGCGGCCCTCGGCATCCTCGAGCGCACGTCGGCGCTCACCACGGCGACGTCGCTGGTGTGCGAGGCGGACTTCTACGGCCGCCGCGCGGCGCACGGCTGCGTCGTCCCGGCGCTCCGCGCGAGCGGCTTCCGGGTCACCGGTCAGACGACGGGCTGA
- a CDS encoding heme lyase CcmF/NrfE family subunit — translation MATVGSAALIIALAVSVYGVAVSLYGAKTRRRDLVDSGRNAAYALAALTTLAFVILEVAFLRSDFTFKTVAEHSSTTTPTFYKASASWSSQEGSLLLWLFLLSLWTAAILYATRRRMRDVAPYATAILLGLGAFFAGLLVFAASPFQTLGVAPSEGAGLNPLLRHPSMMIHPPMLYAGYTLFAVPFAFAAGALITRRVDAEWIGVTRRFSLAAWFFLGVGILLGARWSYQELGWGGYWAWDPVENASLLPWLTGTAFLHSVMIQEKRGMLKIWNASLVLATGVLCILGTFLVRSGILDSIHAFGASTLGVPFVILIGLLIAGSVALVISRRELLRSEHKLDSVFSRESVFLANNVILVGVAFVVFWGTFFPLISEAVTGTKSAVGPPWFDRYTVPLVVMLVFLSGIGPVIAWRRQTRATARKSFLWPTVAMVGTLVVLVPFGVLDRPWAWLTFGAGALVAGTVVQEFVRGTRARRAMSRESVPVAMVSLVRRNRRRYGGYIVHLGMAVLFVGVAASSAFEKAQDSRLDVGQTVTVDGYQITYASATARIDQRAGRIERIVFGANLRVRKDGKDLGTLHPERGFYPPVDRAFQMNPIASFFEGEATSEIAMDAGLQRDLWTAVSPDVAALQGRIEALDEGFTKGIQQAGDQLAPGQIGALIGQALNSILRSYTDDPPPATFRVLSSPMVSWIWLGGIVVFFGAIVALWPPPGGATKRADARLLARVSQELGRA, via the coding sequence GTGGCGACCGTCGGCTCAGCCGCCCTCATCATCGCGCTGGCCGTCAGCGTGTACGGCGTCGCCGTCTCGCTCTACGGGGCGAAGACCCGCCGGCGGGACCTCGTCGACTCCGGTCGCAACGCGGCGTACGCGCTCGCCGCGCTGACGACGCTGGCGTTCGTGATCCTCGAGGTCGCGTTCCTGCGCAGCGACTTCACGTTCAAGACGGTCGCCGAGCACTCCTCGACGACCACGCCGACGTTCTACAAGGCGTCGGCCTCGTGGTCCTCGCAGGAGGGCTCGCTGCTGCTGTGGCTGTTCCTGCTGTCGCTGTGGACCGCCGCGATCCTCTACGCCACGCGGCGCCGGATGCGCGACGTCGCCCCCTACGCGACCGCGATCCTGCTGGGCCTCGGCGCCTTCTTCGCCGGGCTGCTCGTGTTCGCGGCGTCGCCGTTCCAGACGCTCGGCGTCGCTCCGTCGGAGGGCGCGGGCCTCAACCCGCTGCTGCGCCACCCGAGCATGATGATCCACCCGCCGATGCTCTACGCGGGGTACACGCTCTTCGCGGTGCCGTTCGCGTTCGCCGCCGGCGCGCTGATCACGCGGCGCGTCGACGCGGAGTGGATCGGCGTCACCCGCCGGTTCTCGCTCGCCGCCTGGTTCTTCCTCGGCGTCGGCATCCTGCTCGGCGCGCGCTGGTCTTACCAGGAGCTCGGCTGGGGCGGCTACTGGGCCTGGGACCCGGTCGAGAACGCGTCGCTGCTGCCGTGGCTGACCGGCACCGCGTTCCTGCACTCCGTGATGATCCAGGAGAAGCGCGGGATGCTGAAGATCTGGAACGCCTCGCTGGTGCTCGCCACCGGCGTGCTGTGCATCCTCGGCACCTTCCTCGTGCGCTCGGGCATCCTCGACTCGATCCACGCGTTCGGCGCCTCGACGCTCGGCGTCCCGTTCGTCATCCTCATCGGCCTGCTGATCGCGGGCTCCGTCGCCCTCGTCATCAGCCGGCGCGAGCTGCTGCGCAGCGAGCACAAGCTCGACTCGGTGTTCTCGCGCGAGTCCGTGTTCCTGGCGAACAACGTGATCCTCGTGGGCGTCGCGTTCGTCGTCTTCTGGGGCACGTTCTTCCCGCTCATCTCCGAGGCCGTCACCGGCACCAAGAGCGCGGTCGGCCCGCCGTGGTTCGACCGGTACACGGTGCCGCTCGTCGTGATGCTCGTGTTCCTCAGCGGCATCGGCCCGGTGATCGCGTGGCGCCGTCAGACGCGGGCGACCGCGCGCAAGAGCTTCCTCTGGCCGACCGTCGCGATGGTCGGCACGCTCGTCGTGCTCGTGCCGTTCGGGGTCCTGGACCGCCCGTGGGCGTGGCTGACCTTCGGGGCCGGCGCGCTCGTCGCCGGGACCGTCGTGCAGGAGTTCGTCCGCGGCACGCGCGCCCGGCGCGCGATGAGCCGCGAGTCGGTGCCGGTCGCGATGGTCTCGCTCGTGCGCCGCAACCGGCGCCGCTACGGCGGCTACATCGTGCACCTCGGCATGGCGGTGCTGTTCGTCGGCGTCGCGGCGAGCAGCGCGTTCGAGAAGGCGCAGGACTCGCGGCTGGACGTCGGCCAGACCGTGACGGTCGACGGGTACCAGATCACCTACGCCTCGGCGACGGCGCGGATCGACCAGCGCGCCGGGCGCATCGAGCGGATCGTCTTCGGCGCGAACCTGCGGGTGCGCAAGGACGGCAAGGACCTCGGCACGCTGCATCCCGAGCGGGGCTTCTACCCGCCGGTCGACCGCGCGTTCCAGATGAACCCGATCGCGAGCTTCTTCGAGGGCGAGGCGACGAGCGAGATCGCCATGGACGCCGGCCTCCAGCGCGACCTGTGGACCGCCGTGTCCCCGGACGTCGCCGCGCTGCAGGGCCGCATCGAGGCGCTCGACGAGGGCTTCACCAAGGGCATCCAGCAGGCGGGCGACCAGCTCGCCCCCGGCCAGATCGGCGCGCTGATCGGCCAGGCGCTCAACAGCATCCTGCGCAGCTACACCGACGATCCGCCGCCCGCGACGTTCCGCGTGCTGTCCAGCCCGATGGTCTCGTGGATCTGGCTCGGTGGCATCGTCGTGTTCTTCGGCGCGATCGTCGCGCTGTGGCCGCCGCCGGGCGGGGCGACCAAGCGCGCGGACGCGCGGCTGCTCGCCCGCGTCTCGCAGGAGCTCGGCCGGGCCTGA
- a CDS encoding iron-containing alcohol dehydrogenase, with amino-acid sequence MPDERNFTWQDGERTIRFGRGTVAQATELLGSGYVLLTTPRARTLAPRVVDAADETHDVPDGFVDELAGDLVERLGVTDATLIVALGGGRVIDTAKAVAAATGRHAAAIPTTLSSAEMTAVHRRAAGTRQDVPGVRPRIVINDPDLCASQPLQQLAASSANALAHAVEGPLTTQSSPVPSIAGRDAARLIADAWMDEEEPDREALALASLLAGYSIDGNWYGLSHVCSQTLVRVGGAGHGQANAVVLPHTTAALRRRFPERLERLDKALGGGDGAAEALAVELARLANASRIRDLGVPQDALDACADAAAGRAELDLTPPRAGRDELRAIYEAAW; translated from the coding sequence ATGCCCGACGAGCGGAACTTCACCTGGCAGGACGGCGAGCGGACGATCCGCTTCGGACGCGGGACGGTCGCGCAGGCCACCGAGCTGCTCGGCTCCGGCTACGTGCTGCTGACCACGCCCCGCGCGCGGACCCTGGCGCCGCGCGTCGTCGACGCCGCCGACGAGACGCACGATGTCCCCGACGGGTTCGTCGACGAGCTGGCCGGGGACCTCGTCGAGCGCCTCGGCGTCACCGACGCGACGCTGATCGTCGCGCTCGGGGGCGGGCGGGTCATCGACACCGCGAAGGCCGTCGCCGCGGCGACCGGCCGGCACGCGGCCGCGATCCCGACGACGCTGTCGAGCGCGGAGATGACGGCGGTCCACCGGCGCGCCGCCGGCACGCGCCAGGACGTCCCGGGCGTCCGGCCGCGGATCGTCATCAACGACCCCGACCTGTGCGCGTCACAGCCGCTGCAGCAGCTCGCCGCGTCGAGCGCCAACGCGCTCGCCCACGCGGTCGAGGGGCCGCTGACCACGCAGTCCTCCCCGGTCCCCTCGATCGCGGGCCGCGACGCGGCGCGGCTGATCGCCGACGCGTGGATGGACGAGGAGGAGCCCGACCGCGAGGCGCTCGCGCTCGCGTCGCTGCTGGCGGGCTACAGCATCGACGGCAACTGGTACGGGCTCAGCCACGTGTGTTCGCAGACGCTGGTGCGGGTCGGGGGCGCCGGACACGGCCAGGCCAACGCGGTCGTGCTGCCGCACACCACCGCCGCGCTGCGCCGCCGCTTCCCGGAGCGCCTCGAGCGCCTCGACAAGGCGCTGGGCGGCGGCGACGGGGCCGCGGAGGCGCTCGCGGTCGAGCTCGCCCGGCTGGCGAACGCCTCGCGGATCCGCGACCTCGGGGTCCCGCAGGACGCGCTCGACGCGTGCGCGGACGCCGCGGCGGGCCGCGCCGAGCTCGACCTGACGCCGCCGCGCGCCGGTCGCGACGAGCTGCGCGCCATCTACGAGGCGGCCTGGTGA
- a CDS encoding TldD/PmbA family protein: MSDVLALLVEVCEAAAAHGVHAEARWVHTRDEALAVRNGEVSEVRTDVAEGLGIRVRVGGGWGFAATREVSSAGAHAALTRAIAVARAQPVAAAGPFAPLAHGPARGHWAGPCEVDPFALSLEARLAHLHAAEAALRADGDARIVVTSAHTRSRRTRTALASTDGAACTQERTETGAGVQAVAADGEETQVRSYPMSHDGDVLLAGWELVTGLDLAGHAPRVAAEAVELLTAPVCPEGVRDVVLHGEQLALQVHESIGHALELDRILLGEASYAGTSWVQADALRAAGSLRYGSEHLHVTADATLPAALGSFGWDDEGVAARRFPLIEEGVLLAALSARQSAAEIGLEESGGCARADGFARQPIVRMTNVSLEPGSAGSFADLLADTESGLYLETNRSWSIDDRRLQFQFATEVAREIRGGELGRLYRNPSYAGVTPAFWGSMDAVCSASEWRPWSFTNCGKGEPGQVMAVSHGTAPARFRGVQVGVA; encoded by the coding sequence GTGAGCGACGTCCTGGCGCTGCTCGTCGAGGTCTGCGAGGCCGCGGCGGCCCACGGCGTGCACGCCGAGGCCCGCTGGGTGCACACGCGCGACGAGGCGCTCGCCGTCCGCAACGGCGAGGTGTCGGAGGTCCGCACCGACGTGGCCGAGGGGCTCGGGATCCGCGTGCGGGTCGGGGGCGGCTGGGGCTTCGCCGCGACCCGCGAGGTGTCCTCGGCGGGCGCGCACGCGGCGCTGACCCGCGCCATCGCGGTCGCGCGCGCCCAGCCGGTCGCGGCCGCCGGCCCGTTCGCGCCGCTCGCGCACGGTCCCGCGCGCGGCCACTGGGCGGGTCCGTGCGAGGTCGATCCGTTCGCCCTGTCGCTCGAGGCGCGGCTCGCCCACCTGCACGCGGCGGAGGCCGCACTGCGCGCCGACGGGGACGCGCGGATCGTCGTGACGTCCGCGCACACGCGCTCGCGCCGCACGCGGACCGCGCTGGCCAGCACCGATGGCGCCGCGTGCACGCAGGAGCGCACAGAGACCGGCGCGGGGGTCCAGGCGGTCGCTGCCGACGGCGAGGAGACGCAGGTGCGCTCCTACCCGATGTCCCACGACGGCGACGTGCTGCTCGCCGGCTGGGAGCTCGTCACCGGGCTCGACCTCGCCGGCCACGCGCCGCGCGTGGCGGCGGAGGCGGTCGAGCTGCTCACCGCCCCGGTCTGCCCGGAGGGCGTGCGCGACGTCGTCCTGCACGGGGAGCAGCTCGCGCTGCAGGTGCACGAGTCGATCGGGCACGCGCTCGAGCTCGACCGCATCCTGCTCGGGGAGGCCTCCTACGCGGGGACGAGCTGGGTCCAGGCCGACGCGCTGCGCGCGGCGGGGAGCCTGCGCTACGGCTCCGAGCACCTGCACGTGACCGCCGACGCGACGCTGCCCGCCGCGCTCGGCTCGTTCGGCTGGGACGACGAGGGCGTCGCGGCCCGCCGCTTCCCGCTGATCGAGGAGGGCGTGCTGCTCGCCGCGCTGTCGGCACGCCAGTCGGCGGCCGAGATCGGCCTCGAGGAGTCCGGCGGCTGCGCCCGCGCGGACGGCTTCGCGCGGCAGCCGATCGTGCGGATGACGAACGTGTCGCTCGAGCCGGGGAGCGCCGGGTCGTTCGCCGACCTCCTGGCCGACACCGAGAGCGGGCTGTACCTGGAGACGAACCGGTCGTGGTCGATCGACGACCGCCGTCTGCAGTTCCAGTTCGCCACCGAGGTCGCGCGCGAGATCCGCGGCGGCGAGCTCGGGCGGCTCTATCGCAACCCCTCCTACGCCGGGGTGACCCCGGCGTTCTGGGGCTCGATGGACGCGGTGTGCTCGGCGTCGGAGTGGCGTCCGTGGAGCTTCACGAACTGCGGCAAGGGCGAGCCCGGCCAGGTCATGGCGGTCAGTCACGGCACGGCGCCCGCCCGCTTCCGCGGCGTGCAGGTGGGTGTGGCGTGA
- a CDS encoding DUF3089 domain-containing protein: MGRGTTMLVALLGAAVIAACGGAPPASAEVVWLCDPIAAAADDPCRDTLRTTVQEADGTSRVTDEPLPAAPAADCFYVYPTVSQQLGTTADKARDPELVAIASYQASRFSRECRVFAPIYRQLTLASILTGSVEARRAGFALAYGDVLEAWRAFLARTDGTRPIVLLSHSQGTRMLRKLVREEVDPSPALRARLASAVLLGQNVTVRRGDVRGGDFQQIPGCTTVGQASCVIAYSTFDDTPPDDARFGIVPRTDDFRSGFPVGDDFEVLCTNPASLGANERRVTTSLARTEPYPGVLGLGLAGTYGGTPPTADTAWVRPAERYTARCERLGRAHVLDLGPVGSARALNPFPDATWGLHITDVNIALGDLVDLVGASVRTVVAGRARAAVRVRTAFTAGRDARGRRCARRDVLLTVDGTDVVAADARVGGRRVARDTRPPVRLRVRRAALRRGARTAVTVRVTLRDGRTTTLTRRVRACGATA, translated from the coding sequence ATGGGTCGAGGGACGACGATGCTCGTGGCGCTGCTGGGGGCCGCCGTGATCGCGGCGTGCGGCGGGGCGCCGCCCGCCTCCGCGGAGGTGGTCTGGCTGTGCGACCCGATCGCGGCCGCCGCCGACGACCCGTGCCGGGACACGCTGCGCACCACCGTGCAGGAGGCCGACGGGACCAGCCGCGTCACCGACGAGCCGCTGCCCGCGGCCCCGGCGGCGGACTGCTTCTACGTCTATCCGACGGTCAGCCAGCAGCTCGGGACCACCGCCGACAAGGCGCGCGATCCGGAGCTCGTCGCGATCGCGAGCTACCAGGCTTCGCGGTTCTCGCGCGAGTGCCGGGTCTTCGCCCCGATCTACCGGCAGCTGACGCTCGCGTCGATCCTCACCGGGTCGGTGGAGGCGCGTCGCGCCGGCTTCGCGCTCGCCTACGGTGACGTGCTGGAGGCGTGGCGCGCGTTCCTCGCGCGGACCGACGGCACGCGCCCGATCGTCCTGCTGTCGCACTCGCAGGGGACCCGGATGCTGCGCAAGCTCGTCCGCGAGGAGGTCGACCCCTCCCCCGCGCTGCGCGCGCGGCTCGCTTCGGCGGTGCTGCTCGGCCAGAACGTGACGGTCCGCCGCGGCGACGTGCGCGGCGGGGACTTCCAGCAGATCCCCGGCTGCACCACCGTCGGGCAGGCGTCGTGCGTGATCGCCTACTCGACCTTCGACGACACGCCGCCGGACGACGCGCGGTTCGGGATCGTGCCGCGGACCGACGACTTCCGGTCCGGCTTCCCCGTCGGGGACGACTTCGAGGTGCTGTGCACGAACCCGGCGTCCCTGGGCGCCAACGAGCGCCGGGTCACGACCTCGCTGGCGCGGACCGAGCCGTACCCGGGGGTCCTCGGGCTCGGCCTGGCCGGCACCTACGGCGGGACGCCACCCACCGCCGACACCGCCTGGGTCCGCCCGGCGGAGCGCTACACGGCGCGCTGCGAGCGGCTCGGTCGCGCGCACGTCCTGGACCTCGGCCCGGTCGGGTCCGCGCGGGCGCTGAACCCGTTCCCGGACGCGACCTGGGGCCTGCACATCACCGACGTCAACATCGCCCTGGGCGACCTCGTCGACCTCGTGGGCGCCTCGGTGCGCACCGTCGTCGCAGGCCGGGCGCGGGCCGCGGTCCGCGTGCGCACGGCGTTCACCGCCGGTCGGGACGCGCGCGGACGGCGCTGCGCGCGCCGCGACGTGCTGCTGACGGTCGACGGGACGGACGTGGTCGCCGCCGACGCCCGGGTCGGCGGGCGACGCGTCGCCCGCGACACGCGCCCCCCGGTGCGCCTGCGGGTGCGCCGCGCGGCGCTGCGCCGCGGCGCCCGCACCGCGGTGACGGTGCGGGTGACGCTGCGCGACGGCCGGACCACGACGCTCACGCGCCGGGTCCGGGCCTGCGGCGCGACCGCCTAG